In Candidatus Eremiobacterota bacterium, a genomic segment contains:
- a CDS encoding quinone oxidoreductase yields MKAIRVDRLGGPEVLELAEVPVPAPGPGEVLVRQRAAGVNYIDVYLRTGLYQRPLPFIDGQEGAGVVEAVGEGVTEFRPGQRVAYPQTPNMGGYAEANAVPAGRLVPIPDGVDERDACATMLQGMTAHYLVNDTFPLRAGQVALVHAAAGGVGSILVQLAKAKGATVIGTVGTEEKAQLVRGFGADHVIVYAQQDFAEATNALIGEHKVDVAYDSVGKETWERSLSVLRPRGMLIVYGNSSGPVPPVEPQKLSAAGSVFFTRPTLANYISKRAELLTRAHELFDAIRGGKLHVRVGATYPLADAAQAHRDLESRKTTGKLLLLP; encoded by the coding sequence CCGGGCGAAGTGCTCGTGCGGCAACGCGCCGCCGGCGTGAACTACATCGACGTCTACCTCCGCACGGGGCTCTACCAGCGCCCGCTCCCGTTCATCGACGGCCAGGAAGGCGCGGGCGTCGTCGAAGCGGTCGGCGAGGGCGTGACCGAGTTTCGTCCCGGCCAGCGCGTCGCGTACCCGCAGACGCCGAACATGGGCGGCTACGCCGAAGCCAACGCGGTTCCGGCCGGCCGGCTCGTCCCGATTCCGGACGGTGTCGACGAGCGCGACGCCTGCGCGACGATGCTGCAAGGCATGACGGCGCACTATCTCGTCAACGACACGTTCCCGCTGCGCGCGGGCCAGGTCGCGCTGGTGCACGCGGCGGCCGGCGGCGTCGGCTCGATCTTGGTGCAGCTCGCCAAAGCGAAGGGCGCGACGGTGATCGGGACCGTCGGAACGGAAGAGAAGGCGCAGCTCGTGCGCGGCTTCGGCGCCGACCACGTCATCGTCTACGCGCAGCAAGACTTCGCCGAGGCGACGAACGCACTCATCGGAGAGCACAAGGTCGACGTCGCGTACGACTCGGTCGGCAAGGAGACGTGGGAACGCAGCTTGAGCGTACTGCGCCCGCGCGGGATGCTGATCGTCTATGGAAACTCGAGCGGACCGGTGCCGCCGGTCGAGCCGCAAAAGCTCTCCGCCGCCGGCTCCGTCTTCTTCACCCGCCCCACGCTCGCCAACTACATCAGCAAGCGCGCAGAGCTGCTGACGCGCGCGCACGAATTGTTCGACGCGATCAGAGGCGGCAAGCTGCACGTGCGCGTCGGCGCGACGTACCCGCTCGCCGACGCGGCGCAAGCGCACCGGGATCTCGAATCGCGGAAGACGACGGGAAAGCTGCTGCTGTTACCGTAG